From Dryobates pubescens isolate bDryPub1 chromosome 11, bDryPub1.pri, whole genome shotgun sequence:
TTGCTGCAAAAGTAGCAGTTATGTGGCTAGTCTACAAAATCTCTTAACTTTCAGGGCATCTCCTTTTGCTCTGTTCTGCAGGACACAGATCTCTGACTCCCACAAGGAGAGAAACATCTCAGCTGAGTGGTCTGAATGGGCTGGGGGAGAAACCCTCAGCCAGGATTCAGGGGAAACCAgagggcagccccaggaggtAACTTTGAGATGGGCAGGGGTGCAGGACAAAAGGCTGAGGGATTTCCCAGAGGTTTTGGGGAGCAATCTCTGTGTTCCTCTTCCAAGTGAGAAGAAAAGGGCTACTTTGCTGTGTTGCACTCAGTATTGAACAGTCTCTGGGGACGATTACAGTGGGTtattaataattattaatatttatgaACTCTTCATCTACTGGGCTGTTGTCTTCCCAGGCATGGGGCTCTACACTGCTTCTGCACAAGTTCAAGAGCAGGACAGAAATCCAGGCTTGGTAGGATGCTTCCCTGCACCCTCCTTAAGCAGCCGAAAGTTGCATCCACCAAAGTCTGTGGTTTCAGCTCTGCACACCAAAGTCTGCTCCATCACACTGGTGTTCTGACCACTGTTTTATCAAAGAGCAAATTAAAAGACTAAATCAAAGCTGCTCTGATGGTTtggctcctgggcagggctggatttGGATTCCCAagcactgcctgctgatggCATTGAGGAGGCCATGTGGAGTCTAGGATAGCTGTTGGGTTAGACTGGTGGCTGATGTCAAATTATTTAAAAGCCAGTGGGTATCATTAGGGGCATGTGACATGATGAACTTCAGATGCTGGACAAAGTCAGCTGCACAGCtgttctgagctgtgctgttacTGCTTGCCACATccttggagcagcagagcctacCCCACCACCCTgggagcagaaaagcagctctgtcccTAGTTTCTTAGCCAGGTTTGtgttttctcccttcttcaCAGTCCTCAGGCCAGCCCAGTCTGCCCCTGCAGTACCACAGTCCTCGGGCCAGCCCggtcagctccagcagctaTGAGCTCAGCCAGTACATCCATGATGGCTCTGACCACTATAACCCCATGCTTTCAGGGACCTGGAGCCCAGCACAAGCAGGTGAGGTATGATGGGACCCTCACTCCTCTGACAAGGAAAACAATGACTGGTGTTAGGAGATTTGCTGTCTCTCAGCTTGGACCTGGTCCTGCTGTGGTaggtgcaggagctgccatgCATGCCTTCTGCTTTAGGGGACAGTTCTTGCATGGGGGTGTGGGTCAGTGGAAGGTGGCTTAAGCGTGAGGTCCAGGTTGGGACCTGGCCGTGTCCTCCATAGTGGATGTGGGATGGGGTCGGTCGGGGGGCTCACAGTGGCTTGTGTGTCATTGCAGGGGAGCCTTTGGTGTCTCCCCCGATCCCGGGGGTCCCCAAGTTCTCACAGCCACACGTGGCGGTGTGCTTTGGAGCTGGAGGCCAGCTGGTGCTGGTGTGTCCCCACCACCCTCTCGAGGGGCAGCTAGCCTGCGttgagctgcacagcctggaggtatgtcacagcccagctcccctgaCCACCCTCAGTCCCCCTGCCGGAGTGACTCTGTTTGCCCTCCGCGATGCAAACACAGTTTGGCACCCAAACAGCCTCCTCAGCAACCTTCTCTCCCTTGCTGCTATCTCATCTTCAGCTCACGTGGGCTCTGGAGTCTGCATCATGCCAGCCCATTCCTGGGCATTGCTTTCATGCTTTGGGCTCTGCAtcctgctccttcagctccatAACCCATATCATCTGTGACCTGCTCATAGTCATCTCTTTCACTAGGTCCAGGTGTGGTCTATATCTCTCTGAAGGAGATTCTACTCACCTTTTTGAGGTGCTCCAATACAAAGTATCCATCCCTTGAGTCTACCATGATGTTttagccttcttttttttttacctcccaAAGGAGGCAGATGCCATCTCAACAGGCATTTCTTTCCTGGACTGAGTTTTGGGGCCATAGTGACGGTTTAGAGTCTATGCTCCGGGGTTGCCTAAAGCCAGCGCTGAGAATGGGTTGACCAGCACTGTTGACCCCTTGGCCAAGGCCATGACTTTCAgcaaggcagctggggctggtgtgATTGCTGCAGTCCAGCTGCTGATTTGCTCTTGTTTTTAGGTAATCCTTCATGACacaaaggagctggaggagctgcggGCATTCCCAGGACCCCTGGCCAGGTAAGCtgcactggcagctctgggagctgtgtcctcctggctgtgctggcctgGGAGCACCTCTCCTTTGGCAGGAGACATGAACTCAAGGCAGACTTTAGGATTCCTATAGCTTTGAAATATCTGCAAAGACCaagtaggttcagactgggaGGCCAGCCCCTTTTCTGTGGTGTGGGTTGGTGTGGATTATGGGAGATGGCTTTTGGAATATTCATAGGATGTGGGTTTAGTGTGGTTTGTATGTCTGACCTTATTTTGTACTCATGTCCCAGCAAATTGATTTTTTGGGAGATCTCTTTGGAAGTCAAAAGCCCAGGGTCAACCTGTGGTTTAGCTTTTCCCTGAGGTTTTGTCCCCTGAGACTGTTGAGCATGGCAAGGTCAGACCCAGAATGTACCTTCATCCAGTGTGAGCCTGGGGATGAATCATGGCATATTGCATCAGTTTGGCTCCCTATCATATTGGTTACACCAGCATGTCTTCTGGTCACTAAAGTGGGCAGAGGCAAGGAGTGtgcagaagaaggaaaaccatTTACTGGGCAAAGGAGTTGAAGATACCCAGAAGCTCCTTCTACTCTACTATGATGAGATTCCAggtggagtgttgtgtccaacTCTGGAGacaccagcacaagaaggacatggaactgttagagtgGGGCCAGGGGACAGCAATGAAGACAGATAATCAGAAGACTGGAATACCTCTACTATGAGGAcatgctgagagagatgggggtgttcagcctggagaagacaaggctctggcAAGACTTTAGAGTAGTCTTCCAGTATTTAAAAAGGGCCTTCGCATTAGGAgttgtggagtccccaaccatggaagtgttcaaagccaggttggctgGGGCCATAAGCAACCTAGTCTAAGTCtagtaggagatgtccctgcccaaggcaggggagttggaactagatgatctttatggtcccttccaacctaaaccattctgtgatttaggaaGCTGGGTAGAAGACCTGGAGTTACTTGTGCTGAAGGGGATTTAGGGAACAACTTTAtgacacaaaaatgattaggggaatggaacatctcccttatgaggatagactgaaggagctgggtctctttagcttggagaagaggagactgaggggtgacctccttcatgtttataaatatgtaaagggtgagtgctgagaggatggatgcaggctgctcctggtgatgcccagtggcaggacaaggggcagtgggtggaagttaaGGCCTAGGAAgctccatgtaaacatgaggaaaaaaaaatttcactgtgagggtgatggaacaggttgcccaggggggttgtggagtctccctctctggagatactcaaaacccgcctggatgcaTTACTgagtgatctggtataggtgattctgctctggcaggggggttggactggatgatctttcgaggtcacttctagcccctaacattctgtgattctgtgatatggagGTGTGATTGAGCCAGGATCAGCATCTCCCTCCCTGAGCCCTCTTCCCTGGCTGAGCTTGTCtctcagctgccttttctcttcaactgtctgattatttttttttactgtgctaCCTGGTTTGCACATAGCTGTGaggtttctgctgctgtttcagacCCAAAGGCTTTGTGTGGTCACAAGATTGTCTTTCTCCCCAAGCTGTGCCTGTTAATCAAAGACACTGCCTGTGTGCCTGCTCCTACAGCCTCAGATATCCATGgctgtgactgcagcacagctaAGCAAAAATGAGCTGCTTTGCAGGTGAAAGGATGAAAGGATTATGAGTAGGGCAGAGAGAGGGTTTGAGATGCCATCTGCATGCCTGAAACAGAAATCTGCAGAGTCATGAATAATGATCAAATTGAAGCATTTTTGAGCTTGTTGGTGCCAGGGTGGTATGTGACTGTTGATATTTCTTTGTGACTCTTGATATGTTTTTGTCTCTCACTTTGAATCTTTGGCATCTttgatgaagcactggaacaggtcccttcaaacccaaatggttctatgaatctatgatccCCATCAGAGAACCTGGGCACGCTGAATGATGTCCTAGGTTGCTTTGCCTTTGGGGCTCTTTTGATGCTTTTCTTTGCTGCTATAGGGAAGATCTACACAAGGTGGATGTGATGACATTTTGCCAGCAGAAGATAGCCACGAGCTGTGATCTCTCAACACAGAAAGGCAGAGATTCagctcttctctggaaactcctgctcctcctctgccgGCAGAATGGGGTAGGTGTCCCATGAGAGGTTGCTGACCTGTTTGATCTTAGAAGTGAGGCCAGGTCTATGTCCCTTATGTGCTTGATCCACCTGATGGTTTTAGGGGCTGTGCCTTAAAAGCAACCACTTCCCACGGTATCATCAATCAGTTGGGACTGCCTGGATGTTTAAAGCAACCCCTTCTCCTGGATTGTTTTTCATCCTTGTGAGATACCACAGCCCaatactgcagcagctctgaatgGCTGTGTGGCCACTTCCATCGAGCAGACATAATTTTTGCTTAAAAGGGGACTATTCCATTAACCCAATAAAACCCATCCAATCTAATCTGTGGCTACTTGTTGTAAGCAGATGTTGGAATAAGACCATCAGAGTGAGTGCTGTGAAGGTCTTGCTAGTTGTGTTGAATTCTTTGCTCTTCAAAACTTTGTGTTGGTGGCCAAGGCTGGTCTCACTGGGACGAAATGCTAGAACAAAGGTAGAGTAAGAGTGTCGAACTGGAAGTGCCATCAGCCTTCACTCATGGGGCAACCTCCATGGGTCTTGCTCTTTGCCTTCCCTTTTGCAGTCCATGGTGGGCTCAGACACAGCTGAGCTGTTGATGCAAGACTGCAGGCGTGAGGAGAAGTACAAGAGgcaaagccctgcagcaaaCCTGATCGGCCTGACAGATGAGGAGTTGATGTCGCGTCAGCCAGGGACATTGGACCTCATCACAGGGGAAGTCCCTCCGGTTGTGGAGACGCAGGAGCAGATAGTGGAGAAGTTCACCAAACTCCTCTACTATGGCAGGAAGAAAGTAAGTGGTGAACAGGATCTAGGACACAAGGTGGAGTTTTGGTTTTGGCCCCCTTGACCACTTCAGGTGTTTAAAAGGAAGGACGGTCAGGGGATGCCTTTTGGTTGTGGGATCAACCTATCAAGCTCGTTGTACAAGAGGGCTTACAGCTGTGATATCCCACTGTTGGCAGCTAGGATGGGGCCCTGAGGGAAAACAAAGTGCAGAGGATTTTACCAGCACCATGGGTTTAGTTGCATCTATGTGGTTTGAGACCAAAGGTACAGGGAAATAAGAAGGTCGGATGCAGAGAAGATTGGTGCCCAGTCTGGGATCCTACACTGGTGGCATTGAAAGCAGCACAGACCTGGAAATCCAGGAAAGACAGTATTGTTATGAAGGTCCCTCTTCTTGTCATGACACAAGATAGAAAAATAAAGAGGCTTTTGAACATGGAAGAGTTATTTAGAGGGTATTAATTAAAGCCAGAGCAGTTACTGGGGCTCTTCTCTGAGATGGGTGAGCAGAGGGTCCCCTGGCAGTGGaagtcaggggaaaaaagagttagTGCAAATGCTTTTTCTGCTCCACTTTGACTGCAGGATGCTCTAGTCTGGGCTATGAGAAACCATCTGTGGGGCCAtgccctcttcctctccagcaagATGGATCCTCGGACCTACAGCTGGGTGCTCACTGGGTAAGCTGGAGAAGATAAAGCAAGGTGTGATGGCTTTGCCAAGCCTGTTATCTCTTTGGGTGccctcagtctctgctctgaaaaaaaacagcaTTGGTTTCATCTGGAGCTTCCTGAGAGACACCAAGTGGGGACTGGAaagcaagaggaaagaaagcCAGGTTTTGGAAATGTGGGGTGGATTTATTCTGAGGTTCTGGCTTTGCCCCTGCTGCTCTAGCAAGTGCATTCACTGGGACAAGGGGAGCTGAGCCATCTTCCCAGTGATCAGCATGGTCTGAGCTGTTCATCCCACTTGTATGAACTTCTTCTGGTGGAATTAACATGCTTGGTCTGGATTGGGTTGATCTCTTCAGGGCAAGTTAAGCAGAAGTTTTCTGTCTTGTGTAATCTGAATCCTTTTCAGGAAGTTTTATCCAGCATTGTGCTGGAGACTTGCCTGCTCTGGAGGTAAGGCCTTCTCCAGAATGCCTCTGAGGACATTGCTTTCCTGGGGCATTTGGGGTATGCTGTTGGAGGTGAATGAGGCTTtggagtcccagcacagcagctctatCTCTGCTGTCTCCTCACAGGTTCACCAGCACGCTGACCACCAATGACCCACTGCagaccctcttccagctcatgtCGGGAAGGATGCCTCAGGCAGCACTGGTCCGTAAGCAaggggctgcccctggcacctgcaCCTCTGTGCTGTCACTTGCCTGTGACACCCACCTTGTGGTGATCATCTCTGCTCACCTTCACTCTCCTCTTGTCACCGTCCAGTGCTGTGGGGATGCCACGTGGGGAGACTGgaggccccacctggctgtgatGTTGTCCAACAAGGCTGGAGACATGGAGCTGAACAACAGAGCCATTGTCACCATGGGAGACACTTTGGGTGAGCCAGGGCCATTGTAAGCACCTATGTTCCTGCAGTCTTCTGCTAGTGGGTGGACACTTGCAATGTCACCATGCATGTCCAGACTGTCATGGATGTATGTTGGTGCCAAGATAGGAAGTGCATGCATGTGTGGTGGAAAGGGTGGGGCATTGATGGGTCttgctgcccttcctcctgGCAGATGAGTCAGGCTCAGGACTTGCTCCCATAGTGAGAACTTGGAGATCTCATACCAACAGTGgcatcctgcagagcaggaggacccTGCTCAGGCTCCCCTGGTCCTACCACTGAACTGGTTTCCCCTCCTAGGTACAAAAGCAGTCAgagaaaacagatgaaaaagatggagaagggagaaaggatcAGGGTCTAGATGGACAGGGAAGAGAAGTTAATTTGGGTTCTCCAAACTGATTTGGGGCCTCCAAAGCAATACTGACCACATAGTGACCTCTTTCTCAGGACTAAGTGTttgttatctttttttcctcccatccaGCTGGCAAAGGAGCAGTTGAAGCAGCTCATTTCTGCTACCTGATGGCAGATGTCCCTTTTGGTTACTTTGGGTCAAAGGTGGACCgcatggctctgctgggcagcagccaccGGTGAGTGAGCCTAAGAAATGGTGCTCATGCCAGAGTGACGTGTTCCACCTTCCCCCCATCCCTGGGATCTCACTTTTGTGCAAAACCAGTCCCTGTTTGTGGGATTTCCCTGCTCTTCGTGTGAGCTTTGCTCTGggcctctccagctgcaggctggcatgGTGGTGGAGCTGTGAATCTGTGTGTGGGGCTTTCTGTGGAGAGCTCTGTTCCTGCCTGCTgaacctgctcctctgctcctcttctctgcaGACAGACATTCACCCAGTTTGCCAGGACAGAGGCCATCCAGCGGATGGAGATCTTTGAGTACTGTCAGCAGCTGCGCCAGCCCAAATCCTTCCTGCTCCCCTTCCAGGTAGCAGAGATGCACAAGAACATGCCCCAGAATGTGCCTCCATACCTCCAAAGCTAGGgactcaggctgctctccaaggCTTGTCCTCTTGCTGGGCTTTGggagtgaagaggaggctgcactGGCCAACCCCTCCATCACAGGGGCTTGGGCAGACTGGGGACATGGTGTGTTTGGTCAGAGCTTGCTCAGGTTTGGTTGCCTTCCAGCTTTCTGGGCTTTTCATACTGCAGATAAGcagctggcacttggtgctgcagggatcatagaaacattttggttggaaaagacttgagataattgagtccaaccattctctagctctaccaaggctggtgctaaaacagatcactcagcaccacatctctgtgtcttttaaacacctctgtgGGTGGGGAGTcaggctccctggggagcctgttccagtggctgagaaccctttcagagaagatgtttcttccaatatccaacctaaacctcccctgctgcagcttcaagccatttcctcttgtcctgtcacctgttattagggagaagagagtaTTGGTACACCCATGCCTCCTTtcatggagctgtagagagcaggaaggtctcccctcaacctcctcttctctagagtgaacaaccccagtttcctcagccactcctcaccagacctgttcaccatctttgttgtccttctctggatctgctccagctccttaatgtctttcttgtagtgtgcaccccaaaactgaacgcaGATTTGAGTGGATCAGTGAAAATGGGCGGCTGGTGTGCTCTCCATATCACCtgtctgctggctctgggctgctctggtgATGCCAGATAGCCCCGTGGGGTGGGTTGGGGTGATGAGGTGCTCTGAGGCACACTGAGATGATGTACTGTGGCAGAGGGAACCAGGACATGACCACCTCCTTGCTCTGTTTCCCCTCTCCCAAGGTGTACAAACTCCTCTACGCCTCTCGCTTGGCTGACCACGGtctcccagcccaggccctgcaATACTGTGAGCAGATTGCCACTGTGCTTCTGGGCCAGGACCTGGCCAGCCACCCTGTCCTGGCCCAGCAAGTGATGAAGGTGAGTCTCATATCCCCTTGCCAGGTTATGATACCCATTTGGGACCTGGTACAGTGAGAAGCAGCCTCAGGGTTTCCCATGGTTGGTGGTGCttggcagctctgagcagctccccagggcttgCTGCCTGGTGCGTGCTGtgcacagcaaagccagcatCTCCATGGGGTCTGTAATACCCCACAGATTCATGGTAGAAAACAAAGGAATTGTGgtggctgctgaggaggaacAGTTATTTGAAAGCAAAGGATGTTTTTGATTCTGGAGAGGCTTTTTGAACTTCCAAATGACATAGACACAAGACGCTGAAGTATGAGTGCTTGACATTTCCCCTCCAGCACATCAGCCCATGATTCCATTTACCTGTCAGGGTGTCTTCTGGGGTGACAGTGAAGAGGAGTGTGTCTCAGCTGGTATTACTGAGTTCATGAGCAggatgctggggcagggaggggtgaAACAAAAGTGTCCCAGGTCCCCTGAGCAGTTTGGGCtttcaggagagcagctctgtgcacatcgctggggcagcgctggggctgctcaaagccttctTCCTTTGGGAAGGGGGCAGaaactgcagtgctgtgggatgAGGGGCAGGAAGCTGCCAGTCTGCAGCCAACACTGCAGAAATTACCCCAAACTTGGTTtgtgcagcctccctccccgtTGTCAAAACCTATTTACTGTCTAACAGCCTCTCAGATCTGCAGTTCTGCTGGGGATAATGCTTCTCCTGGGAGAAAACACTTTCATCTGAAAAACTAGTGCATTCGCAGACACTCTTGTCTTTGATGTTTTAGACTGTGTTACAAATTATGATACACATTAGTGTTTGATTAAGACTTCCCCTCTTTTGAAGCTGGGGAGATACACAACCAGGTGCTGGTTCATTAATATTGGATCAAAGTGCACCATTAGCTTTTGGATTAAACATTCCCCCCATTTAGGAGTAATCATGCTCGTAATTTCCTCCTTCCTGCCATTGATTTAGGATGAGCACATGTGAGTCTGCAAAGAGATGGGACAATGGGGCTGTAGGTAGTGAGAAttcctggctgggtgctggcttaCTCCACCCTCTATGGCCAGACTCTGTCCCAAGCTGGTCTCCAGTTGAGTGAGTCATATAACCTTCTGGAACTGGAAAGAATGTTCTGGACTTTGTTTCAAAAACCTTTGGGAATAGAGAGAAATGTCCCGTGGGGACTGTTGTGGGAGAGATAGCTGAGACCTGTGTGCCTGTGGAGGGTGGCTGAGCTCCAAAGGGACCTTTGTATGGATTTTGGTGACCCTTGATGCAGAAACCTCAAATCAAAATGTAAAAGACAAATGAGCacggaggagctgggagggaagccTGATAAGTCCCCAAGGAGTGGATTGATAGCAGTAAGAGAAAATTCAGTAAAGATTCTGAAGAGCAGTGCTTTGAGTGTCATCTCTGCCTTAAAACTGGATCCTTCTCTAAGCAATTTCTTCAGACTGGTATTTAGTTCAATAGGGAACCCTCCATCTCATCCCAGGCTGGTTGGACGGGTGGCCCCAGAagctcctcttgctctgtcacaggTAGCTGGAGCCCCATGTTGTTGagatggctgcagctggggttgcGCAGACCCCACTCCTGCAGGAGAAATTAAACACTCAGCAGCAAtactgcagagagggacctgggggagatAGTGGAGCATGGAAAAAATATCAAGCAGCAACAGGATAACAGGATgctggtgggaaaaaaaaaaagctagaaAAGCACCAACATTATAATGTTATTCTAGGCTGTGAGAGCAAGAGTGACATGTGTGAGACAAGGAGGTGATAAATCCCCCCGTGCTCAGGTCTCAGGGGGCTTGGCTGGGGCACTGTGCCCTGTTCAGGGTGCTGCACTCAGAGATGGGGCCAAATTTGAGCAAGTGCAGAAGGGAAGAGTGTAGAATGATAAGAGCTTGAGGGGAAAATGACCTCTGAAGAAGGCCTTGGGGTTATTTTTTCCAGGCAAGATATGCTGTGGGAAGAAGGGGTAGGAGGGGATGTGATAACAGCCCTCAGGCACGCAGGAGGTGCCTGACTGTCCCTGCAGTTTTTCCACAGGAGCAGGAACCAAGAGGCTTAATTTACAGCAGGGAAGATTTCACTTAGATATGAAGAAAAAACTCTTTTGCTCTCAGGACACTAAACATCAGCACAGGCCTAAGAGGTTGTAAAATCTTCTCCTTGGAGATACGTAAGTGCAAATCAGACAGAAACAGGCTGGTGTGGGCACACCACAGGATTTACTTGAGTGCTGGCAGATAGATCAGGTCACCTCAAAaggcccctcccagccctggatttctgttgttttctgtGTGGTTATTAGTGATGGTAATGCTTGTTGCAAAGCCAGGTGTACCCTTAGCTCAAACCCTACCAGCTCCCATCCATCCTCATAGGATAGGTAAGGGTAGGCTGAGCTGTTGCCAGGGCTCCTGGTGGGATGTCCTGCAGACTGGCCAGTGCCCCGCTCTGGCTGTGAAGTGGGATTAAAGGTGCTTGTTTTCCTTGGAGGTAAGTTACCTGCCTGTCTCCATGACATTGTACTTTGACATCCCTGTGGGGATGGCTGAGATagccctgcctggaggctcTGTGCAGGCCACAGGATGGGCCAGGGCCTCCCTgtagcagagcaggagagggaatAAATTTTGCACGAGAGCCTGGGGTTGCTTTTACCCTCTTATTATGAAGAAGTGCAGTTCTGGTGCTATCTTCCCTTGGGTCTGTGTGCAATTGCTGCAAGggaccctgcagagcagagatgtgTGACAAGCTCTGTTGCTCTCATGGCTCCATAGCTATCCGAGCGGCTGAAGCTCTCTGACCCTCTGCTCCTGgagatgccagagcaggaccagaccCTGGAGCCTGACTGGCTGCTACAGCTCCGAGCCTACTGCCAGCAGTGGGAGGTAAGGAGGagcagggatgctggggagcaggtggtctgtgtggtggtttgtctgcagcagcatcttcctcctctgccctgaatCTGTGGGGATGGGTAGGGAGAGTCAAAGGCTGTTGTTCCCGAAGTGAATTTCTCCTTAGCTTGTGAGCTCGGAGTTGTGTAGCGACACCTGCAGCTTCcgcaggagcagaggggctgcagtgcctgaaggtgTGAGCAGGGGGAGGTGCAGAGCTTCATGCAGGGCAAAAAGCTCGTTGTCTTGGCTCGAGGAGGGCAGTCGGGCTGGTGGTTGAGTGGTGATCTCTTCTGACAGTGAGGATGTTTCAGAAGATACCGGTGGGGCATTACTTTGCAGATGTGTGCTTTTGGGTTGCTTAATGGTGGTCTGGTCCTTGGATTAATGCTCTTTGCTCAGGTTTCATtcctgcttttggttttgtgccCTTTTCTGTCtccagttcctcctcctgcctgctctcagtgggacagtggtgctgcagcccccttcacTTGCTAGGAAAGAGCTGGGATCATGCTGGTATGGGTCTCACCTATAACCGGGGCTCCTACAGCCCAAGGTGGGTCATGAGCCTCAGACCCACCAGCACCATGCTTTCCTTTACATCAGCTTCATTGTTTCCTTAGTCTTTGCCCTGTGCCATCCCATGTTCCATCTGGTTTATCACAATTTCCCTCTGACTCCTTGCAGGTAGAAGATGACCTTTCTCAGGAGGCAGCACCCGCTCAGCTAGAGCTCTCCTGGACTGCTACATCAACAGCAggtaaagaaaatgaaatggcAGGTTGCAGTCACCACAGTGGACTACTCTGCATGTGGAGTTGTGCTGTCA
This genomic window contains:
- the SEC16B gene encoding protein transport protein Sec16B — its product is MEPWAPARPPQPWERQAARGAWGEASYGPPPQTRRQLIGAGHPPRPGSWDGSHLPSHQPWEEGHPPRTDIHKQASRASYHESSYPSRPGAKQGYEDAHWHYPAASYGDDYIYQSHQWQPAVWQDDRDPRQGEHYGKSASYRDQHYYRGYHPNLVSNPPGQDRTQISDSHKERNISAEWSEWAGGETLSQDSGETRGQPQESSGQPSLPLQYHSPRASPVSSSSYELSQYIHDGSDHYNPMLSGTWSPAQAGEPLVSPPIPGVPKFSQPHVAVCFGAGGQLVLVCPHHPLEGQLACVELHSLEVILHDTKELEELRAFPGPLAREDLHKVDVMTFCQQKIATSCDLSTQKGRDSALLWKLLLLLCRQNGSMVGSDTAELLMQDCRREEKYKRQSPAANLIGLTDEELMSRQPGTLDLITGEVPPVVETQEQIVEKFTKLLYYGRKKDALVWAMRNHLWGHALFLSSKMDPRTYSWVLTGFTSTLTTNDPLQTLFQLMSGRMPQAALCCGDATWGDWRPHLAVMLSNKAGDMELNNRAIVTMGDTLAGKGAVEAAHFCYLMADVPFGYFGSKVDRMALLGSSHRQTFTQFARTEAIQRMEIFEYCQQLRQPKSFLLPFQVYKLLYASRLADHGLPAQALQYCEQIATVLLGQDLASHPVLAQQVMKLSERLKLSDPLLLEMPEQDQTLEPDWLLQLRAYCQQWEVEDDLSQEAAPAQLELSWTATSTAEEEPGQELPQPEDCQYDQWYEPMPLQGPSSCQDVSLRHPALTQVTAAPLLGVKQELQPPTPGPGTATPPGGVFVEPHLQVVSPAGEVAEPWGVPSPPGGVQPPLPAEQEELKARARTISESSTVSLDSRPSSESAAEDSAEESAAAEEKPDEDKSSGFRWFGWFRSKPNKETSPKATSETAPDSSTSGQQEWMSPAPPDAPLTAATSLLGPLPPRNLGGMEGENTFSANPVPTEARDSWEVAGGESGGQTSFHRPPPPVGTIPLFNPVQFSQLTATARPTQPKRLSQRRYPNAL